ACGGGCGCTCTGATGGGCGACACCTGGCTGAAAACGCTGGCGCGGGTCATTGTCCCCAATTCCAAATCTACGCTGATCGAGATGTTCAGCTATTACTTCATCAATGCGATGGTAACGATCAGCGCCATCATCTTTTTAGTATCGACCGTTACTTCCGTTTTGACCAGCAAGATAAAAGAACTGCAGCATTACGCGCAGTTCAATGAAATTTTTGTCCTTTCCCTGTTGATTTTTGCCACGAACATAGTCGTCAAGCTCGGCTGCGACCTGTTCAGCAGGAAAATTTCGGCGCGCAAAGGCTGAAAGCCTTTCCGCCGTTATTTTATATAAACGGACGAAATTAAAAAACGGGAGATGAGGCGGTTATGATTAAAATCAGGGTACAAGCGGTGGCGGCAGCGGCGCTGGTTGTTTTGCTGGCGGTTGCGGCGGCCGGCTGCGGCGGCGCGCCCGCCGAAAAAGCGGCGCAAAAGATTGTTGTCTATACCAACGCGGACAAAGAAGCGGTAGACGCCATGCAAAACAGCCTTAACAAAGCCGGCTACGAGGGAAAGTACATCGTCCAGACTATGGGAACGTCCGAACTTGGCGGAAAATTGTTGGCGGAAGGCAACAAAATAGAAGCCAATATTATCACCATGAGTTCTTATTTTATCGACAGCGCCCAGCAAAAAAACAACATGTTTGAAAAAATTACTTTTCCTGTTAAAACCATCGGCAAGACCTCCGATTTCTACGCGCCGATCCTTGGCAACACGGGAGCCATTTTTGTCAACACGGAAGTGATGAAAGCCAAAAATCTGCCCATGCCAAAGTCCTTCAAAGACCTGGCGGACAGCAAATACGCCGGGCTTGTTTCCATTCCCAACATAATGAATTCTTCCACCGCCTGGCTGCTGACATTGGGCGTCCTCAACCAGTACGGCCCCGACGAAAGCAAGGAAATACTCGGAAAAATCGTTAAAAATTGCGGCCCGCACGTAGAAAGGTCAGGTTCCGGGCCCATCAAAAAAGTACGCGCCGGCGAGGTGGCCGTTGGTTTTGGCTTGCGCCATCAAGCGGTAGGCGACAAACTCGCGGGAAAACCGATGGACTTCGTCGATCCTTTGGAAGGCAACTATGACCTTATTGAAGCCGTCGCGGTCGTAAAAAAGCCGAATCAGCCGGAGGCGGTCAAACTGTCCATGGAAATGGCCAAAGTTATTGTCGAAAAAGCCAGGCCGGAACTTTTGAAACTGTATCCGGTGGCGCTTTACGAAGGGGAAAAAGTCGATGCCGCCAACAAGGTCGGCAATCCCAAAGAACTGAAAGAACCGCTGACTGTGGAGTTGCTCACCAAACACCAGGAATTTTTCAAAGCGGCCACGCAGTAATTTTTGGCGCCCCCAACGCGGCCGGACGCCGGACGCCCCGTTTGGCCGGCGTCCGGCCGAAGCAGTTGACAAAAGCAAGGAGGCTCGTTTGATGAACACATACAAACTTCTGACCCCCGGGCCGCTCACCACTACGGAAACCGTCAAGGCGCAGATGCTCGTCGATCGCTGCACCTGGGACGACGACTATAAGTCCATCACGCAAAAAATCCGCCGCGAACTGCTGGCGCTCGGGAAAGTGAAAGAGGGCGAATATACCAGCGTACTGATGCAGGGAAGCGGCAGCTTTGGCGTGGAAGCCACGCTGACTTGCGCGATCGGGAAAGATGACAAATGCCTTTTTGTCATAAACGGAGAATATGGCAGGCGAATGGTAACAATTGCGCAATACGCGGGCCTCAATCATTCGGTTTACTCTGCCGCGTTTGACGAAATACCGTCGGGTGCGGCGGTCAAAGGCCATTTGGAAAAAGACGGCGGCATTACGCACATAGCTATGGTACACTGCGAAACCACTACGGGAATTTTGAACCCGTTGGACGAGGTGGCGGCCATAGCCAAACAATACGGCAAGATATTGATTGTTGACGCCATGAGCAGTTTTGGCGGCATTCCGATAAATATCGGCGCCCTCGGCGTGGATTTTTTAATCAGCAGCGCCAACAAATGCATACAGGGGGTGCCGGGGTTCAGTTTTATCATCGCCAGAACGGGCGCGATAGAAAAATGCAAAGGCGTTGCCCGCAGCCTTTCGCTTGATATTTACGATCAATGGGCGGCTATGCGCAAAGACGGAAAATGGCGCTTTACCTCGCCGACCCACGTTGTGGCGGCTTTTGCCAGGGCGCTGGACGAACTGGAGACAGAAGGGGGGATAAAGGCCAGGCACGAAAGATATAAGGCAAACAACGCTTTGCTGCGCAAAAACATGAAAAACATGGGATTTACGGCTTATCTTGACGAAAAAATCCAGTCCCCGATCATCACGACTTTTGTTTTTCCCGCGCCTGATTTTAATTTCCCGGCTTTTTACGAATACGTGAAAAGCCGCGGGTTTGTCCTCTATCCCGGCAAATTGACCGAAGTTGACACTTTCCGCATCGGAAACATAGGCGAAATTTACAAAGACGATATTGAAAAACTGTGCGCGGCCATCAAAGACTATATGGAAGGGAAACACAAATGACAACGGAGAAAATTGAAGGCGTCGTCTTTGACTGGGCCGGCACTACTGTCGATTTCGGCTGTTTCGCGCCGGTAAACGCTTTTTTGCGCATTTTTGCGGACGCCGGCGTTTCCGTTACCTTGGATGAAGCCAGAAAGCCTATGGGCATGCTGAAACGCGACCACATCAAAACCATGCTGGCCATGCCCCGCATAGAAGCGCTTTGGCGGGAGAAAAAGGGGCGCGGCTTCGACGACGCGGACGTAAACGCCCTTTACGCGGACTTTGAGCCGATTTTGCTCTCCTCGCTGGCGCGGTATACCGAGCCTTTGCCCTATGTCGTGGAAACCACAAACATGTTGCGGGAAAAAGGCTACAAAATAGGTTCCACCACCGGTTATACTGACGGCATGATGAAACTGGTAACCAAAGGGGCGCGCGACAATGGCTATCAGCCGGATTGCTGGGTCACGCCTGACTCTACGGGGTCAATGGGCCGCCCCTATCCTTACATGATCTACCGCAATATGGAAAAGTTGCGCCTTGCCGCGCCCTGGCGCGTGATCAAAGTAGGCGACACCGCATCCGACATAAGAGAAGGGCTGCAAGCGGCCGTCTGGTCGGTGGGCGTAGCGGCCGGCAGTTCGGAAATGGGGCTTGGCCGCGCGGAATTTGAAAGCTTGCCGGAGGATGGCAAAAAGGCGGCCTTGGCGCGGACCAGGGAGCTTTTCGCCTCTTACGGGGCGCATTTTACCATAGAAACAATGAAAGAACTGCCCGCCCTTATCGAGCGGATAGACGGGCTGCTGTCCCAGGGCCAGAGGCCTTATGGCCGCTTTTGACTTTGCGCGCGAAGGCGACGTCAACGAGGGCGGTTTGCGGAAAGAATGGCGGCAGGCGCTGGACGGGGAGACGGACGCCCTTTTGCGCGAGGACGAAGCCGTTTTCCTGAAACAGTCCATGTCCACGCCTTGCCTTAATGTTATAGCGGACGCGCGGGGGTGCTATATTTTTGATCTTTCCGGCAAGCGCTATCTTGATTTTCACGGCAACGGCCTGCACCAGGTCGGCTATAAAAACGAGCGCGTAATCAGGGCGGTAACTGAACAAATGGCGCGGCTGCCGTTTATACCCCGCCGCTACACGGCGGAAATCGCCGTGCGGGCGGCGGAAAAACTGATTGACAAAACAACCGGCAAAGATTTCCGCGTTCTTTTTACGCCGTCAGGAACGGCGGCGGTGGGGATTGCCCTGAAAATAGCGCGCAAAGTTACCGGCCGGCACAAAGTCATTTCCCTGTGGGAATCTTTTCACGGCGCC
This genomic interval from Acidaminococcales bacterium contains the following:
- a CDS encoding extracellular solute-binding protein, with product MIKIRVQAVAAAALVVLLAVAAAGCGGAPAEKAAQKIVVYTNADKEAVDAMQNSLNKAGYEGKYIVQTMGTSELGGKLLAEGNKIEANIITMSSYFIDSAQQKNNMFEKITFPVKTIGKTSDFYAPILGNTGAIFVNTEVMKAKNLPMPKSFKDLADSKYAGLVSIPNIMNSSTAWLLTLGVLNQYGPDESKEILGKIVKNCGPHVERSGSGPIKKVRAGEVAVGFGLRHQAVGDKLAGKPMDFVDPLEGNYDLIEAVAVVKKPNQPEAVKLSMEMAKVIVEKARPELLKLYPVALYEGEKVDAANKVGNPKELKEPLTVELLTKHQEFFKAATQ
- the phnW gene encoding 2-aminoethylphosphonate--pyruvate transaminase; this encodes MNTYKLLTPGPLTTTETVKAQMLVDRCTWDDDYKSITQKIRRELLALGKVKEGEYTSVLMQGSGSFGVEATLTCAIGKDDKCLFVINGEYGRRMVTIAQYAGLNHSVYSAAFDEIPSGAAVKGHLEKDGGITHIAMVHCETTTGILNPLDEVAAIAKQYGKILIVDAMSSFGGIPINIGALGVDFLISSANKCIQGVPGFSFIIARTGAIEKCKGVARSLSLDIYDQWAAMRKDGKWRFTSPTHVVAAFARALDELETEGGIKARHERYKANNALLRKNMKNMGFTAYLDEKIQSPIITTFVFPAPDFNFPAFYEYVKSRGFVLYPGKLTEVDTFRIGNIGEIYKDDIEKLCAAIKDYMEGKHK
- a CDS encoding phosphonoacetaldehyde hydrolase, yielding MTTEKIEGVVFDWAGTTVDFGCFAPVNAFLRIFADAGVSVTLDEARKPMGMLKRDHIKTMLAMPRIEALWREKKGRGFDDADVNALYADFEPILLSSLARYTEPLPYVVETTNMLREKGYKIGSTTGYTDGMMKLVTKGARDNGYQPDCWVTPDSTGSMGRPYPYMIYRNMEKLRLAAPWRVIKVGDTASDIREGLQAAVWSVGVAAGSSEMGLGRAEFESLPEDGKKAALARTRELFASYGAHFTIETMKELPALIERIDGLLSQGQRPYGRF